One part of the Vicugna pacos chromosome 20, VicPac4, whole genome shotgun sequence genome encodes these proteins:
- the CLPS gene encoding colipase isoform X4, with the protein MFQISLKDAGELCLNSVQCKSKCCHRETGLSLARCAPKASENSECSAWTLYGVYYKCPCERGLTCEVDKTIVGSITNTNFGICLDVGSSMRRKKKERRKRRTRSSSCRIMAQRWWRSF; encoded by the exons GATGCAGGCGAGCTCTGCCTGAACAGTGTCCAGTGCAAGAGCAAGTGCTGCCACCGTGAAACTGGCCTGAGCCTGGCCCGCTGCGCACCCAAGGCCAGCGAGAACAGCGAGTGCTCCGCTTGG ACACTCTATGGGGTTTACTACAAGTGTCCCTGTGAGCGGGGCCTGACCTGTGAGGTGGACAAGACCATCGTGGGCTCCATCACCAACACCAACTTTGGCATCTGCCTCGATGTTGGAAGTTCCA tgaggaggaagaaaaaagagaggaggaagaggagaaccAGGAGCAGTAGTTGCCGCATCATGGCCCAGAGGTGGTGGCGGAGCTTCTAA
- the ARMC12 gene encoding armadillo repeat-containing protein 12, which yields MCCIPQRLGQMDIYKGVVSLATGAGAIYLLYKAIKAGIKCQPPLCTTSPICIARLAIERERHGRDSGELRRLLNSLECKQDAYAKSMILHSITRCVYLLESEASACTNDDIALVGSMLDDKDNSVKIQALNTLKAFSGIRKFRLKIQEHSIKVLELISTIWDSELHIAGLRLLNNMPLPDFVHPQLRRVMPALMEILQSDYILAQVQAIRLLSNLAQKNDLIYDILNCQVQSNFLNLFQSTQPGSLLFEVLVFAERLSEGRSSPHYRAVKWHYNEQSVHEALFGDDSRLADRLLALVIHPEEDVQIQACKVIVSLQCPPEVGVRPSCPPSHSCFNNGE from the exons ATGTGCTGCATCCCCCAGCGCCTGGGGCAAATGGACATCTACAAAGGTGTAGTGAGCCTGGCCACAGGCGCCGGGGCCATCTACCTGCTCTACAAGGCCATCAAGGCTGGCATCAAATGCCAGCCACCCCTCTGCACTACCTCGCCCATCTGTATCGCCC GCCTGGCAATCGAGCGAGAGCGGCATGGGCGGGACTCAGGTGAGCTCCGGAGGCTCCTCAACTCTTTGGAGTGCAAACAGGATGCGTACGCCAAGAGCATGATCCTGCACAGTATCACGCGCTGTGTGTACTTGCTGGAGTCCGAG GCCTCTGCTTGTACTAATGATGACATCGCATTGGTGGGCTCCATGCTGGATGACAAGGACAACAGTGTCAAAATCCAAGCTCTGAACACGCTTAAAGCTTTCTCTGGCATCAGAAAATTTAGGCTCAAAATCCAG GAACACTCCATCAAGGTCCTGGAACTGATCTCCACCATCTGGGACTCGGAACTGCACATTGCAGGCCTCAGACTCCTCAACAACATGCCGCTGCCTGACTTTGTACATCCACAGCTGCGCCGGGTGATGCCTGCCTTGATGGAGATCCTGCAGTCAGACTATATCCTGGCACAG GTACAAGCCATACGACTGCTGAGCAACCTGGCACAGAAGAACGACCTGATCTATGATATTCTCAACTGCCAG GTGCAGTCCAACTTCCTGAACCTGTTCCAGTCCACACagcctgggagtctgctgttcGAGGTGCTGGTGTTTGCAGAGCGGCTGAGCGAGGGCCGGAGTTCACCCCACTACCGGGCCGTGAAATGGCATTACAACGAGCAGTCTGTGCATGAAGCTCTCTTTGGTGATGATTCACGGCTGGCAGACCGGCTGCTCGCCCTGGTCATCCACCCTGAGGAGGATGTTCAGATCCAGGCCTGCAAGGTCATAGTCAGCCTGCAGTGCCCGCCGGAAGTGGGAGTCCGGCCCTCCTGCCCACCCAGTCATTCCTGCTTTAATAATGGAGAATAA